The DNA sequence GACATTAACGAGGGCTGCTCGGGATTTATTACGGGATTATATATTTCGTCAGTCATTGCAGCTAATTCCGGGAAAAAAGTTTTATTTTGCGGCGCAGACACTAAAAGCAGACTCGCCAGTCCCAATGATAGAGCAACAAGAACTATTTTCGGGGATGCAGGTTTTGCGGCTGTTGTCTCAGCTTCAGAAGGTGAAAATATCGCATTTAACTTTTTCAGCGATGGCAGCAGAACAAATGTAATCAAAGCAGAAAAGGGGAAATTTTTTCACATGGACGGCGCAGCAGTTATGACATTTACTTTATCTGACGTAACGAAAGCAATAGCAGATTTCATGAAAGATTTAAACGTGAACAACAGCGAAATAGATTTATTTGCTTGTCATCAGGCGAATAAATTAATGCTCGCAACAATGGCCAAGAAATTAAGAGTCCCGCCCGAAAAAATGCCGTTCATAGCAGGCGAAACAGGTAACACAAGCTCAGTATCAATTCCGTTATTGTTGAGCAGTTACAACGGAGCAAAATCTAAAGTCTTGTGCGCGGGCTTCGGCGTAGGTCTCTCAATTGGGACATGTTTAGCGGACTTTTCCCGCACAAAATTTTTTGACAGGAGATTTATTTAATTATGGAACTAAATGACTTTATCGCAAAATTTTCAGCGCAATTTTATGACACTGACCCGGCAGCTTTCAAACCGGACACAGTTTTTAAAGAGTTAGAAGAATGGAGCTCACTAAGTGTAATAACTGTTATTGCAATGGTAGACTCTGAATACGGAATTATAATCGACGGCAATGTGATTAATAAGGCCGAGACTATACAAGATTTATTCAACGAAGTAGCCTCACGCAAAAAATAAATGAACGCCTACATTAACGCAATAGATTATTATTTGCCGGAAAAAGTTTTAACCAATCAGGATTTAGCCGCACTCTTTCCCGAATGGAACGCAGAAAAAATTTTTGCGAAAATCGGCATTGAACAACGTCATATTTCAGGCTGTAACGAGTCCGCGTCCGACATGGCAGTAAAGGCCGCAGAAAAATTGTTTGCCAACAATGCTGCAATTAAACGCGAAGAAATTGATTTTGTCCTGTTCTGCACACAAAGCCCTGATTATAAATTACCTTCGTCAGCGTGCATTATTCAAGATAAATTAAAGCTCTCAAAAAATGCCGGTGCGTTAGATTTTAATATGGGGTGTTCAGGTTTTATATACGGTCTCGCGCTCGCAAAAGGTCTGATTATTTCAGGTGCTGCAAGAAATATTTTATTGCTAACCGGAGAGACTTACACGAAATATATTAGTCCTGACGATAAATCAAATCGGGCAATTTTTGGCGATGGAGCTTCGGCAGCTTTGATTTCAGAACGTGAGTCAGGCGCGTTAATTGGTGATTTCGTACTCGGCACTGACGGCAGCAGAGCAAATGATTTGATTCTCAGGCCGGGCGAATATTTATATATGAACGGAGCAAATATTTTCTCGTTTGCGCTTGAAATTGTGCCGGTTGTGGTTCGTGATGTCCTCGCAAAAAATAATATTGACTCTGAAGAAATAGATTTATACGTTTTCCATCAGGCTAATAAATTTTTGCTGGACTCATTGCGCAGAAAAATGAATATCCCGGAACAAAAATTTTTTATGAACCTGCAATTTTCCGCCAACACTGTATCAGCTACTATAGCAATCGCACTCAAAGACGCACTCACACAAGGCAGAATCAATAAAGACTCTTGCGTCCTTCTTGCGGGGTTTGGTGTGGGCTTGAGCTGGGGCGCAAATGTTTTATTTTATTGAAGGAGGTAAACTTTTATGGAATATTTCACGCTTTCAGATAATACAAAAATTCCCGTAATAGGCTTCGGCCCGGGCAGTATGGGTTATGTTCCTAACAAGAGGCCCGAAAAGAAAAAAAATATATTTCTGCGCGCGTATAATAAATTTATCGGACGAAGGTTAAATAATAGACTCGTGCGAAAAAATTATGTCAATGCCGTAACAAGTGCTATCACAAACGGTTTCAGATTAATTGATTTCTCTGCGGCCTATGGTGATGGAAGATTAATTTCCGAAGCTATTAAATTTTCCGGAGTAAAGCGCGAGGATCTAATTTTAACAACGAGAGTCAGCAACGGTGCGCAATTTAATGATAGAGTCGAAGAAGAGTTTTTCTCGCAATTAAAGAATTTCAACACCGATTATGTAGATATTTTAATGTTTCACTGGCCTGTTACTGATTTATACACAAAAACGTGGCTCAAAATGTTAAAATTGCGTGATAAAGGCTATTGCAAAATTTTGGGTGTCGCGAATTGTCATGCACATCACCTGAACGAGCTCGAAAAAATTTCCGGTGTCTTGCCGTTAATAGATCAATTTGAAGTCTCGCCGTTATTTACTCAGAAGGAATTAATAAATTTCTGTCAGAGCAAAAATATTCAGGTTGAGTCATATACTCCGTTGGCAAGATTTGACGATAGATTAATGCGTCTGCCTGTGCTCAAGAAAATAGCTGATAAATACTCGCGGACAGTAACTCAAATTATATTGCGCTGGCATGTTCAAAACGGTCTAATCCCTGTTGTTAGGACTCTTAGCTCAACTCATCAGCAGGAAGATTTAAATATTTTCGGGTTTGAGTTGACTCGCGAAGAACTTGCAGCAATCGACGCGATAAATATTAATGCCCGTGTTCGTTATGATCCGGATAATTGCGATTTTAGAATTTTATAGCCATGATAAATATTAACGATAAAGAATTATGCTGCGGGTGCAATGCCTGCGGGGATGCATGTCCAACCGGCGCAATAAAGTTTTTATGCGATAACGAGGGAATCTGGTACCCTGAAGTAAACTCGGAAAAATGCATAAATTGCA is a window from the Synergistaceae bacterium genome containing:
- a CDS encoding acyl carrier protein, encoding MELNDFIAKFSAQFYDTDPAAFKPDTVFKELEEWSSLSVITVIAMVDSEYGIIIDGNVINKAETIQDLFNEVASRKK
- a CDS encoding ketoacyl-ACP synthase III, translated to MNAYINAIDYYLPEKVLTNQDLAALFPEWNAEKIFAKIGIEQRHISGCNESASDMAVKAAEKLFANNAAIKREEIDFVLFCTQSPDYKLPSSACIIQDKLKLSKNAGALDFNMGCSGFIYGLALAKGLIISGAARNILLLTGETYTKYISPDDKSNRAIFGDGASAALISERESGALIGDFVLGTDGSRANDLILRPGEYLYMNGANIFSFALEIVPVVVRDVLAKNNIDSEEIDLYVFHQANKFLLDSLRRKMNIPEQKFFMNLQFSANTVSATIAIALKDALTQGRINKDSCVLLAGFGVGLSWGANVLFY
- a CDS encoding aldo/keto reductase — its product is MEYFTLSDNTKIPVIGFGPGSMGYVPNKRPEKKKNIFLRAYNKFIGRRLNNRLVRKNYVNAVTSAITNGFRLIDFSAAYGDGRLISEAIKFSGVKREDLILTTRVSNGAQFNDRVEEEFFSQLKNFNTDYVDILMFHWPVTDLYTKTWLKMLKLRDKGYCKILGVANCHAHHLNELEKISGVLPLIDQFEVSPLFTQKELINFCQSKNIQVESYTPLARFDDRLMRLPVLKKIADKYSRTVTQIILRWHVQNGLIPVVRTLSSTHQQEDLNIFGFELTREELAAIDAININARVRYDPDNCDFRIL